AACGAGCCTATTCTGGTAATTATGATTTCGATTATTCTCATGTTACATATTTAagcatttatttgtaaaatgtTCCGAAAGtgattgctttttcttttttttttttctttctttttttaattctatctatTGGGTCGAAATAATTTATTGGATTCACGAAATGCTGTCTTGTTCTTACTGTGCTTTGGGTACAGTTCTCTCTGACGCGAATAAAAGGTTTCTGTACGATGTAGGAATCTACGACAGCGATGATGACGAAAACGTAAGTTTTCATTCTCCACTACCTTGTTAACATGCGGATTAGATCGTGTCGTTCGTGATTGGTTGGAAACGTGGTCTTCCGCTTCTTTCTTTGACTTTTCAAAACTGTTGACCGATATTTATTGGAAGCTGTGGAAATTTGATGGATTTGCTATTCCTCCAATCATTGCTTGTAAACCAGAGCATTTCTTGTGGGCGTCTAGGCATTTTTGTTAGCCTTATTGCACTACTGGGTTTTGCATCTTTCGGTGGTTTTAATTTTATCCCCGGAATCAATTTATGCGTTCTATAGTGATCGCAATGGCACCATTTCAATTAGGGGTTTGACAATCTCATGTTCTTTTCGACGTGGCCATTGGCCGCCAACCCTTCTTTGTCTTGTTATTTGAATGTGTCAAAGTTTTGGATGTGATTGTCGGTGAGAATATGAACATGCTTGGAGCCTTAAcaagaaacacaaaaaaagaaaaagaaacaaaaggaatCCCCTTTTATTTGATTTAGCTTATGACCCTTGGTTACCCGCAGGGAATGGGTGATTTTCTCAATGAAATGGCAGTCATGATGACCCAAACAAAGTCCAATGTAAGctactttctcttctttttcattgcTTTTTTACCAGGTTAAATTTCTGTTTCCAGTCCAATGAAACTATGACCATCTTTTTTATGAAATCCTACATGGGATTGGAGCTGTCTTTTGCTGGCTTTAGTAAAAAGGAGAAATGATGTTTGCAATCGTAGAATGTCCAAGCTCtgtaatctctttataaaaaatagtacatatggatccatataaaaaataataataattttttaagaataaatatatatagaagttaCTATTAGGAATATCTATTTTACACATATGATATGTCATTATCTAGACTACACATCTCTCTAAGTGAGTGTTGGGAACAATTAACTAGAAGTAGCCATGCAGTAAGTGTAAAGTGTATACTGCTACAATAGCTtttctctaatattattcattttttaattgtgggctctattttttttttcaaaacgatggTGTGATGCATGCGGCCTCCATGTATCATTTCTTACCACCCTTCTTcgattttattattcatttggGCCCTAAACCTTTTGGCGAGATATGCCCATGGATGCGTTCCATATCTCGTAGGGTATCCGGTGCCCATTGAGGTGATTGATCAATGACCGTAGACCACCCATTTCTGCACTGGTGGCTGTGATTTTGACGCTTGTGGGTCCCTATGAAATTTGAGTTGCAAGATATTCGCGGATTTGCAGGAAACTACTTTTATTTGTTGCCATGAAATAAACAATATCTTGTAGAAAATGACAAGAGGATTAGCATGCGAATACTGAGGATGTCTTTAATATATTGTACGTGGGTTGTGAAATTTTACAGGAAAAGGGGGAGGAGAGTTTTGAGGAATTGCAGGAGTTGTTTGAGGAGTTGTTTCAAGGCGATATTGGCTCATTCGGCTCAAGCTCACAGACTACTACTTGTTCTAGTTCGTCCTCATCCTACACGTCTTATTGTGAGACTTCTGGTTCCAGCAACAAGCGCAATTCCTCAGAGATGAATTGTGGGAAGACAAATTTGGAGGACACCTCTGCCTCTGGGTTTGACGCCAACTTTCAGGATTTCTGTTTTGGGGTTAGTACAATCTCTCTGTTTAATGGAGTTATAACGTAGTTAttagtctctctctctagagCACTCAAAGGTTAGACATGTTAAGAACTGAGAGGTTCTTACGTCAGCTGCATACTAATGCATTTTCCATACTTATATTATTGAAGACAGGCGGAACAGCGACGAGATGCCAGAAAGCAGAGGGGGGTCAGAGGAGTTTCAGGAGGAGGCGGTAGACGAAGTTGGTATGGCAGGAAACTTAAGTTTTCATCTGATCACACCAATAGACTCAAATCCAATCTTAGCTTATTGACTCGAccctctgagagagagagagagagagagagatgatgcaTCATTTCAGCAGAGATTTACTTGGAAATAGCCTTTTGCTCACATTGGCTGACGCAGAATTGACAAAACACCCCTCCCCTCGATATCATGGCTCATTGTTCTATCCCCCTTCAACGTTTGTAGCTGTATGCTTCGTGCTCAATCTTAATGTTTAGTTGTATTGCCCTGGTtcaagtatttatttatttatttatttttttgaggtTCCTTCGGAAGCAAAGGCTCTCTGGtattcaaacttcaaagtaCTCGGCTAGATGGGCGGTATGCCTAGGGGCGTAATCGGtcaaatgttatattacatttatgttataataagattaaaatttatacgtTATATCATGTTaagttttatgttataaaattaatagacataaataataagattaaagtttattttatattaattagtaattttaaatataatatataatattaaaaaaatgtactctggttaaaattgattttaaaaatataaaaactagcATAAAATTGGTTTTGATCCAGTTTCGAGTCTTAAAAACCGACATCGAACCAGATGGATTATGAACGAGACCTATCCTATTAATTCGATCGATTTAGGAGATGTATGGACAAAAAAGTTAtctctatctcattttattcttaaatattatttaaacacaaattatttcaaactaatcattacaattttactaaattttcaaataaaaaataattaaatttttttaaatctccaaataaaaataatattataataatattttaattttataatattttttatttaattttttctctctatttttctgaagtttaataaatacttaatttaaattattttattattatttacaaattattttaattaattttttaatttcttttacacCAGATACGCCAGAGCACAATTAATGACACGAATGGATATTTTACGTAGAAATACTATATTTTCCATGTgaggggaaaaaagagagaagaaaaaaactccgaaaaaataaaatggcagAATTGTAGAAATGTTGGAGACTAGGAATATTACTTTGGGCCTATGGCCCTACAGCACGTGGGTAGGAACCCACGACAAATTCCATCTGTTGAAGATACAGCTGGTCTAcctttaggttaaaaaaaagtCATGGGCCCATCATGTTCAACCAgaaattttgaatgcaaacaatgaaataataataataataaatttgaatgCATACACAATTTTGTCAATTCATTCATAATTAATGCATCCAGCTAACTTATATGCcaattgagatattttctgaCTTCTTTGACCATATTAGATACTCtagttcaaagaaaaataaacatattaagTTGAGTAATTCTATATGTAGTTATGGAGTACATAAGTATCGtgcagtcgttttaaaaaagagtaaaatttattattaaaaattattatttttttatgtgaatctcgtatttatttatttttttttaaaataattatacggcACGTGCacacaactatcatttctctattaagTTACATAGTGTCTCAAGATTCTCACAGTTCACATTAACTGTTATAAAatgtatatgatatatatatatatatatatatatttctctaaatttgaactatccaattcaattaaataattGGGAAAATTACTTCATCCAAGTGGGTACTTCATGCccaatgattttttaattacaaataaataaaactttttaaaaatgtaaaaaaaaagtacatacaTGATTGTGTGATGAAAAAGGCTGCTATGCCGCCTCAAATCTACTGCTTAAATGTACcgcttgccatttttttttttttacttggtgattttaaatatattgggtttttttaatatttaaatacattaaaaaaatgtgaaaaaaaaaattaaaaaaaaaaaaacaaaaaatgagggGCAGTAACTTTGAGCAGGCTACTCATGTACGGCTGGTGTGCATcctagtatatttttatttttttaagtatttttaaaacatattttaaatatttaaaaaaaatatgcacatttattaataatcaattttttaactatcaagaaaaaaaaaattaacacacGAACAGTCAAACtaaaagaacaaaatcaaaagaTTACTCGGCATTTTCCTTTCTGGAAATGAAGACAGCTACAATATGAAATTTGGAGCAGAAAATGAAAGGCCACTTGCTTTTGTTAATTTAAAGTAAGCGATGGAAACTCAAAGAACATCGCGATCGCGTTGCTTTCCAAACTAGTTCCATAGTGTGCATGTGTAATGCATTATCATAATGATCCTACATGCCGATGTTCAATGCCACCAATTCGAGTTGATTGAGGCTATGACTCATATATAACATCATCAGCttgatattttaatatatcaagACTACACTAAAAAATACTGACTACTATTTGGAAAAGATCAGTGTATTCATCTACCTTCCTCTATTGATATTTTCATAGTGATTGTGCTTTATATTTGTTGcgttagctagctaggtacATTATATTAGATATTGAATCAGTACAGCTTGATGGATTTGTATGAGTATAGGGTGTGCAAGTTTCGTACaagtcattttaaaaataaaaattttatatacagtaatttttatatattctttacaCACCCTATTGATATGATTAGTTAAAACAGTAGTCCATCCTGAGACCCCGTGACTATGGATATAATTTGGATCCGTTTTGGACGGTTCCATGATGGGccgccactttttttttttttttcccttaactGTTTTTAGTGGTGGGTGGTAATGTAATTCTcttacatataatttataaaattaatattaacatttttcttctaCTTTAACTCTCTAGTCTAATCCTCGGAAGTTTGATTCTGGAAATTTATGTATACGGTATTTTTTcgtaagaatattaaaaaacttgtataacgtcttattcttaaaaaaaaaatgacattttaagAACATGTACTTAATAATTCGAGATAATTTCTTAACATTTAAAGTATATATGTTTATCTATTAATGCGATTATTACTTTTAAAGTTAATGGAAGCAAGTGAATTGGGTCCAAGGTAATTTTTATATCCATGATTatccttttctgttttttcttttttcttcttcatctcgtGTTGTTTTAAGGGGAAGCGGAcaattactttatttattttaattatttttttgtttggttcgATGACTGAACTACATGAAAGGATCCATTCCTGTTGTGAAAATGACGACggataaaacaaaattaaacacaaGTAAATCAattatacaatgtaaaattaaCGTGGTTCAATAACGTATCTATGTCTATAGAATTACAGAGGTCTTTATTAGTTGAGGaatcacaaaatacactttGGGCTGAAATTCACTGTTCAGAACCAACTAGAATGTTCATTGAATACATATTTACGGTGTCACACGGCAGAAACCTTAACTTTCACTTTTCTACTTTATTCATTTGAATGAAGTGTCGAGCGCCCCTCAAGCGAACTCTTTGActaatgttcgctcgagcgacatgtcgagtgAGTCTCGAGTGAACCCTCTCCCTAAGCCTCGCTCAGGCTAGGTGTCACACGAACGTCAAGCGAATTTTCTATCTAATGCTTCCCGAATCGCAAATAAAATGGGTGGGACATATGCACAACAAAAGAAGACATTACTGAAAACAAATATACAGTCCTTGACTCTCACTATCGCTTCTTTACCTAACCAACTTGAATTATTAGGGACGGTAATGCATTTTAAGTGTAATATTAGACTCATTTGATCAAGACTTTCATTCAGAGTCATCATGTAGAGTCCTGGAAATAAAGTCTTTGTGGGGCCATTACTTAATTAATCCAATTTGAAGAATTTCCCGGCAAAATTTAGTgggattaataatatttaaggTTTGGTTAATTGGAGACATGTACTTTTCAACATTTGTGGAATcttaatttagtaatttttttgtgagtaGTACTCCAATGGAATTCAAATGGTGATCATCACATATTCTATGATCTTCGGATTCATAAAAGATCCAATCTTTGTGGGAATATATATGAAGCCATTTGAAACATTGGTATCCACTTTTCAAGACTTTTggaatttctataattatttatattcggTGGtcgtatttaatatttatacacctcatttcatacattcatttgatatgaattttatcttgcaaaagagtttttttttttaaataaatttatttctcaaagattcttaaaaataagTCAAATATGAACCCATTTCACAAAACAACACACGTAGACATCATATCCTTAGATATGATTTGGATCGATGTTTAAATTATGGTGTATTCATTAGGCCCTTGGAACAAGTCTCCATTAGTATATCCTACGATACCATTGGGGATGAGATTAAAGACTCGTTTGGACACTTATAGAATATTTCAGAATATCTATTAATAGTAGTACTGacatggtttgtgaataataataaaattgtttgggttaagatgttttatttagttttagaaaatgatagagaaaaaattaaataaaaatattataaaagttaaaatattattcgaatataattttttaatatagtttttgttttaaaatttaaaaaatttatattattttttgtattttgtttagatgtttaagaaaattgtaataattagattaacaaattaaaaaattgaaattaaaaaatattttatatttgagtaatattgaaaaaaaaaatatctaaaactatctgaAAACCTAATAATCTATTAATCTCTTCCTCGAACTCAATAATTTTGTTTGGGAGGAGATAGATTGTCAATTCCCTCCTGACCCACGTTTGTGTTTACCCCAGAAACGCAACTTTTACATTTTTGATTACGTAGGTATATCCgtatatacaaaatatagaaaatgacaTATTAtcatacattaatatataagttaAAAATACTTATCTTTCTCTTTTGCTTTCCAGTACTtcacatcacaactaattaaataataatagtgtaaataaatatgattttttgttttctttcccctCCCTTCACTATTGACTATTTTTAtctctaaataaattttttagttaaattcacgTAGATTGATGtagtatgttaaattataaaattaattttattataaaatatatctaataaattacataaaatcacgtcaatttataaatttaaaatctcaatttttatttatttaacaataatattgTTGGCCATCATTGTTAGGATATTATAAGCTCAAGGAGCAAGTTGATCTCTAGCTAACTCTCATATTCGAATGGTCAGTTCTCTTTGTACAATGGACATTTATGTCTCATACGGAAAATAAGATAATCCTCCTGGCCCATTTTACACCCAAGTCTCAATCATGGTTTGtaagatttttagaaaatttgtataaatctaTCCCGTCCtcacatatattattataatttctgctatatacaattattttttatgtatttttttttacatattttattaatgtgattggtcaaaacagttattttatattaaaataaagtgaTGCAACCAATCACGATaataaaatgcacaaaaaatacgtataaaaatatttgcatataaaatttttgtatggTTATATGCTTATATTGGTTTCAGTTATCATGCATTTATTGAAAAGTGTTTGGTATGAAAATTCTTAGCGACTCCCATGCATTTTGACTAtttgtatacatacatataaatatcatattgtTCGGGGCAAgatgatattttatattgaataatgatagataTAATTATTGATTGTGCAAGCGACgttataaattcattttgaaaaagattggaccgtgagatctattattaaaaaaattaattttttcatacgagtcatatatatatactcaatttttttaaaagaaaatttgcagcggttacatattttatgattataaatattattttttttttaaattttgtcattattaattatatttattgacGTGACAcattatattaaatctatttcaGCCTTCAACTCGGCATTGTAGTCGCGATAAGGCCAAAAACTTGACTTTACTAATTAAGTTAGAGAAGCCCTTTCTAATATATTAGTAAAGCAATGAACAAGACAAGAGATTAATGTGTcccaaaatatctttttttcttttttttttcgaaaatcCCAAAATATCGATTTGAGGACGAGGAAAATTACTTCTTGAACTAGTAGGTATATTTGAACTCACGgaaccattaattaattatatatatatttaaaaaaataaataaataatcacttaaataaataacaagggGATATTGCAACATCCCAGTCAGGTGGACCTCAACATCGAAGTGTTGGTGGATCTAGATTCTTAGATTTGCTTCAACCTTATCCCATTGAcgtgtaaaatatttatttgcttCGTGGGGGCCACCTGTCTAACCACTTGACTCAGTCTCTGCTTCCGATAACTTTGGCTTTGCTGGGTGCTTTTCTCATTCTCGGCTcgactttctttctttcttcggCTGGCCGcccaatttttctttctttcttttattttatttttatttttaaaatgagaaatatttcgGTTAATCTCCTACgtaaaaaatttctctttttttcaaaaatatcgacgg
Above is a genomic segment from Juglans microcarpa x Juglans regia isolate MS1-56 chromosome 1D, Jm3101_v1.0, whole genome shotgun sequence containing:
- the LOC121260855 gene encoding dnaJ homolog subfamily B member 6-like isoform X2; this translates as MENGEEKSDDFYAVLGLKKECTAPELRNAYKKLALRWHPDRCSASGNSKFVEEAKKKFQAIQRAYSVLSDANKRFLYDVGIYDSDDDENEKGEESFEELQELFEELFQGDIGSFGSSSQTTTCSSSSSSYTSYCETSGSSNKRNSSEMNCGKTNLEDTSASGFDANFQDFCFGAEQRRDARKQRGVRGVSGGGGRRSWYGRKLKFSSDHTNRLKSNLSLLTRPSERERERER
- the LOC121260855 gene encoding chaperone protein DnaJ-like isoform X4 — its product is MENGEEKSDDFYAVLGLKKECTAPELRNAYKKLALRWHPDRCSASGNSKFVEEAKKKFQAIQRAYSVLSDANKRFLYDVGIYDSDDDENEKGEESFEELQELFEELFQGDIGSFGSSSQTTTCSSSSSSYTSYCETSGSSNKRNSSEMNCGKTNLEDTSASGFDANFQDFCFGTGGTATRCQKAEGGQRSFRRRR
- the LOC121260855 gene encoding dnaJ homolog subfamily B member 6-like isoform X1; amino-acid sequence: MENGEEKSDDFYAVLGLKKECTAPELRNAYKKLALRWHPDRCSASGNSKFVEEAKKKFQAIQRAYSVLSDANKRFLYDVGIYDSDDDENGMGDFLNEMAVMMTQTKSNEKGEESFEELQELFEELFQGDIGSFGSSSQTTTCSSSSSSYTSYCETSGSSNKRNSSEMNCGKTNLEDTSASGFDANFQDFCFGAEQRRDARKQRGVRGVSGGGGRRSWYGRKLKFSSDHTNRLKSNLSLLTRPSERERERER
- the LOC121260855 gene encoding dnaJ homolog subfamily B member 6-like isoform X3, translating into MENGEEKSDDFYAVLGLKKECTAPELRNAYKKLALRWHPDRCSASGNSKFVEEAKKKFQAIQRAYSVLSDANKRFLYDVGIYDSDDDENGMGDFLNEMAVMMTQTKSNEKGEESFEELQELFEELFQGDIGSFGSSSQTTTCSSSSSSYTSYCETSGSSNKRNSSEMNCGKTNLEDTSASGFDANFQDFCFGTGGTATRCQKAEGGQRSFRRRR